The following are encoded together in the Candidatus Fusobacterium pullicola genome:
- the sppA gene encoding signal peptide peptidase SppA, with amino-acid sequence MKLFKFLKNLIFGTVIFIIKEIFSFFIKLVLMSILLLIIIGVFNKYSAQKEKNNLKIEKGSYIVIDLGNKYSEKSEAIPNFLKDGEINFFSLLKKLDSINSNPNVEGIFLKLDNITLDRAQIEELGSKLNILKENNKKILSFALNLNNRNYSLALNSNEIIMPPTMSANVNLTGYYSELAYYKGLADKFGVKFNVIHVGDYKSYGENFTKKEMSNEYRENIKRLHDKIYDNFLNKIIIERKINKELINDRILNGDFVFSEPHQMEKFHLIDKLAYEEDIFNTIGKKKLIPIEKYQETKINSPEKIAIIYGEGSILLSSEKGSIGNSITPDKISNEIDKALENPEIKGIVLRLNSPGGSALASNIIHHKLKEANKQKPIYISVGGVAASGGYYIAVSGNKIFADKESITGSIGVVSLIPNFNGLMKKLDINIETVKKGKYSDLFSLTKDFTEEDEEKIYASSFKVYSEFLDIVAQGRELDRDYVHSIAQGKVWLGEEAKNLKLIDEIGGLELTINTLAKDLKLSNYEVIEIVESDSFETILKQYLPFKTLIQNFSSLDENNELFFKPSYFFPYNL; translated from the coding sequence ATGAAACTCTTTAAATTTTTAAAAAATTTGATATTTGGAACTGTTATTTTTATTATAAAGGAGATATTTTCATTCTTTATAAAATTAGTTTTAATGTCAATACTATTACTTATAATAATTGGAGTATTTAATAAATATTCAGCACAAAAAGAAAAAAATAATTTAAAAATTGAAAAAGGAAGTTATATTGTTATTGACTTAGGGAATAAATATAGTGAGAAATCTGAAGCTATTCCTAATTTTCTCAAAGATGGAGAGATCAATTTTTTCTCACTGTTAAAAAAATTAGATTCTATCAATTCTAATCCCAATGTTGAAGGTATTTTCCTTAAACTTGATAATATAACATTGGATAGAGCTCAAATTGAGGAGCTTGGATCAAAATTAAATATTTTAAAAGAGAATAATAAAAAAATTCTCTCTTTTGCTCTTAACTTAAATAATAGAAACTATTCACTTGCACTTAACTCTAATGAGATAATTATGCCACCTACTATGAGTGCTAATGTTAATCTCACTGGTTATTATAGTGAATTAGCATACTATAAGGGATTAGCAGATAAATTTGGAGTAAAATTTAATGTTATCCACGTTGGAGATTATAAGTCTTATGGTGAAAATTTTACTAAAAAAGAGATGTCTAATGAGTATAGAGAGAATATTAAAAGACTTCATGATAAAATATATGATAACTTCTTAAATAAAATTATTATAGAAAGAAAAATTAATAAAGAACTTATTAATGATAGAATTTTAAATGGTGATTTTGTTTTTTCTGAACCACATCAAATGGAAAAATTTCATCTTATTGATAAACTTGCTTATGAAGAGGATATATTTAATACAATAGGAAAGAAAAAATTAATTCCTATTGAAAAATATCAAGAAACTAAAATCAACTCCCCAGAGAAAATTGCTATCATCTATGGTGAAGGAAGTATACTTCTTAGCAGTGAAAAAGGTAGTATCGGTAACTCTATAACTCCTGATAAAATATCAAATGAAATTGATAAAGCTTTGGAAAATCCAGAGATAAAAGGAATTGTTTTAAGACTTAATTCCCCTGGTGGTTCTGCACTTGCTTCTAATATCATTCATCATAAATTAAAAGAAGCTAATAAGCAGAAACCTATCTACATATCTGTAGGTGGAGTTGCTGCTTCTGGAGGATACTATATTGCTGTTTCTGGAAACAAGATTTTTGCTGATAAAGAAAGTATTACTGGCTCTATTGGAGTTGTTTCCCTTATTCCAAACTTCAACGGTCTTATGAAAAAATTAGATATTAATATTGAAACTGTTAAAAAAGGTAAATATTCTGATCTATTCTCTTTGACTAAAGATTTTACTGAGGAAGATGAAGAAAAAATTTATGCTTCTAGCTTTAAGGTATATAGTGAGTTTTTAGATATTGTAGCACAAGGAAGAGAGTTAGATAGAGATTATGTACACTCTATTGCTCAAGGAAAAGTTTGGTTGGGAGAAGAGGCAAAAAATCTTAAACTTATAGATGAAATTGGTGGCTTAGAGCTGACTATAAATACTCTGGCTAAAGATTTAAAATTAAGTAATTATGAAGTTATTGAAATTGTTGAAAGTGATAGTTTTGAAACTATTCTTAAACAATATCTACCTTTTAAAACTTTAATTCAAAATTTTTCATCTTTAGATGAAAATAATGAATTATTCTTCAAACCTAGCTATTTTTTCCCATA
- a CDS encoding DMT family transporter, with product MKYLGEIFALITALGWALSSLFFEKASKRADSISVNVIRLVIGIIFLGVFTFVERGVFLPTDSTSYNWKILGVSGIIGLFLGDIFLYESYVLIGARLCMLFMTLTPLIVGVFGYVFLGEVLTLTQLLAMIITCSGVLIVVLKSKDGEQNKKISSKGIMYICIATIFEAIGTIFTKMGSIGYNPSSSTQIRMICALLVFIIFITIKKLWRKVFKVAGDFRNLLLITAGTITATAGITFLVAALNLGNAGVISTIASTSPILIIPISYLFFKEKIALKEIIGACISVLGIVLFFYK from the coding sequence ATGAAGTATTTAGGAGAGATTTTTGCATTGATAACAGCTTTAGGTTGGGCTTTGAGTTCTTTATTTTTTGAAAAAGCATCAAAAAGAGCTGATAGTATTTCAGTAAATGTAATAAGATTAGTAATAGGAATAATATTTTTAGGGGTATTTACCTTCGTAGAAAGAGGAGTATTTTTACCAACTGATTCTACTAGTTATAATTGGAAGATACTAGGAGTTTCTGGGATAATAGGGTTATTTTTAGGGGATATATTTCTATATGAATCTTATGTTTTAATAGGTGCTAGATTATGTATGTTGTTTATGACATTAACACCTCTTATAGTTGGAGTTTTTGGATATGTATTTTTAGGAGAAGTTTTAACTTTAACTCAATTATTAGCTATGATAATAACATGTAGTGGAGTATTAATAGTTGTTTTAAAATCTAAAGATGGGGAGCAAAATAAAAAAATATCTTCAAAAGGGATAATGTATATATGTATAGCTACTATTTTTGAAGCTATAGGAACTATTTTTACAAAAATGGGTTCGATTGGATATAATCCTAGTTCATCTACTCAGATTAGAATGATATGTGCTTTATTAGTTTTCATTATTTTTATAACTATAAAAAAGTTATGGAGAAAAGTATTTAAAGTAGCTGGAGATTTTAGAAATTTACTTTTAATTACAGCTGGAACTATTACTGCAACAGCAGGAATAACATTTTTGGTTGCAGCATTGAATCTAGGAAATGCAGGAGTTATATCAACAATTGCCTCAACGAGTCCTATATTAATTATTCCTATTTCATATTTATTTTTTAAAGAAAAAATAGCACTAAAAGAGATTATTGGAGCATGTATATCAGTTTTAGGAATAGTTTTATTTTTTTATAAATAA
- a CDS encoding nucleoside recognition protein: protein MINAIWCGLIVIGILVGIFTGNVQAVTDSAIKSAGTAVTLSIEMIGVMVLWLGLMKIAEEAGMVKAIGNLMKPILVRLFPEVPADHPAMGSMVANMAANFFGLGNAATPLGIKAMQELQLLNDNKDEASNSMVMFLAINTSSITLISSSTIAYRVAAGSANATEIIAPTIVATIASTAVAIISCKFLEKLPKYRREKI, encoded by the coding sequence ATGATTAATGCAATTTGGTGTGGACTTATAGTTATAGGAATTTTAGTAGGAATATTTACAGGTAATGTACAGGCTGTCACAGACTCAGCAATTAAATCAGCGGGAACAGCAGTAACTTTATCTATAGAGATGATAGGTGTTATGGTACTTTGGCTTGGGTTAATGAAAATAGCAGAGGAAGCTGGAATGGTAAAGGCTATTGGAAATTTAATGAAACCAATCTTAGTAAGATTATTTCCAGAAGTACCTGCTGATCATCCAGCAATGGGAAGTATGGTAGCCAATATGGCAGCAAACTTTTTTGGATTAGGAAATGCAGCAACTCCTTTAGGAATAAAGGCTATGCAAGAGTTACAATTATTAAATGATAATAAAGATGAAGCTTCAAATTCAATGGTAATGTTTTTAGCTATAAATACTTCATCAATAACTCTTATATCATCAAGTACAATAGCTTATAGAGTAGCTGCAGGTTCAGCTAATGCAACAGAGATAATAGCTCCTACTATAGTAGCAACAATAGCGTCTACAGCAGTAGCTATAATTTCGTGCAAATTTTTAGAAAAATTACCAAAGTATAGAAGAGAAAAAATATAA
- a CDS encoding spore maturation protein translates to MFVRIMESISLYAIPLIILIIVGYAYFVKKIKVYEVFCEGAKEGFNTSIRIIPFLVAMLVAIGIFRASGCIDIMMKILDPVFGLIGMPGEVLPMAILRPLSGGGATGVMNDLMLTYGPDSLIGRIASTMMGSTETTFYVLAVYFGAVSIRKTRHAVAVGLLADLAGLLTAVWICRIMFA, encoded by the coding sequence ATGTTTGTAAGAATAATGGAGAGTATCTCACTTTATGCAATACCATTAATAATTTTAATAATAGTAGGATATGCTTATTTTGTAAAAAAAATAAAAGTATATGAGGTATTTTGTGAAGGAGCAAAGGAAGGATTTAATACATCAATAAGAATTATACCATTTTTAGTAGCAATGTTAGTTGCAATAGGGATATTTAGAGCTTCTGGATGTATCGATATAATGATGAAGATATTAGATCCTGTATTTGGATTGATAGGAATGCCTGGAGAGGTATTACCAATGGCAATATTAAGACCATTATCAGGTGGTGGAGCAACTGGGGTAATGAATGATTTAATGTTAACATATGGACCAGACTCTTTAATAGGAAGAATAGCTTCAACAATGATGGGATCTACAGAAACTACTTTCTATGTTCTTGCTGTATATTTTGGAGCAGTAAGCATAAGAAAAACGAGGCATGCTGTTGCAGTTGGATTACTAGCCGACCTAGCTGGATTACTAACTGCAGTATGGATTTGTAGAATTATGTTTGCATAA
- the dacB gene encoding D-alanyl-D-alanine carboxypeptidase/D-alanyl-D-alanine-endopeptidase, with amino-acid sequence MKKIKLLLVAIILLTGCTNTKVENENQNLAQNLEVSEQTQIDSPSDILKNLQNTNESLQEAKEARIDIKKESLENSIKSIDEVDSTKKETILNDIKEKKNEKQIFKSKKNIVKEKTQKAIDKFVNLETLRYSNVGISIVDLKTGETIGSYHKEAAMNPASVFKVITSATALEVLGANTRLETKLLYDGKIDNEGILKGDIYIIGGGDPTLGSDGIKVKQSAFMEEWLSKIEAAQIKKIDGDIIVIDNLFGYVGVEEKWLWEDFGTSYGQGTYGVSIFDNLYTLYLKSDDKNVKIVGTKPEIEGLKFENRLKVSEKGRKSFSVRGVAFENKRILNGEVPANQEKIVTKSDIPNPGLFLGQYFKNSLKTVGIAVNGEVKTSRNTNKRPKNPNTLAITKSATIEEMVRVLLKRSDNHYTEHLYQLIKLKDVDIEEFWKAKGVDTKALVMNDGSGLSRGDYVSADILTNILVYMNKNYSGFDKLLPRGGYEGTVSDFLEPSVFSGDIRVKSGSMSGIQSYTGYVKKDGRELAFTIIVNHWNGSRNKLKDNMETLINDLF; translated from the coding sequence ATGAAAAAAATTAAATTATTATTAGTAGCTATAATTTTATTAACTGGATGTACTAATACAAAAGTAGAAAATGAAAATCAGAATCTTGCTCAAAATCTTGAAGTTTCAGAGCAAACCCAAATAGATTCACCAAGTGATATCTTAAAAAATCTTCAAAACACTAACGAGAGTCTTCAAGAAGCAAAGGAAGCTAGAATAGATATCAAAAAAGAGAGTTTAGAAAATAGTATTAAAAGTATAGATGAAGTAGATTCAACTAAAAAAGAGACTATACTTAACGATATTAAAGAGAAAAAAAATGAAAAACAGATTTTTAAAAGTAAAAAAAATATAGTTAAGGAAAAAACTCAAAAAGCTATAGATAAATTTGTAAATTTAGAAACATTAAGATATAGTAATGTAGGAATTAGTATTGTAGATTTAAAAACTGGAGAAACCATAGGAAGTTATCATAAAGAGGCAGCAATGAATCCGGCTTCAGTTTTTAAAGTTATAACATCAGCTACAGCTTTAGAAGTTTTAGGAGCTAATACTAGATTGGAAACTAAACTTTTATATGATGGAAAAATAGATAATGAAGGTATATTAAAAGGGGATATATATATAATAGGTGGTGGAGATCCAACATTAGGATCTGATGGAATAAAGGTTAAACAAAGTGCATTCATGGAAGAATGGTTAAGTAAAATAGAAGCTGCTCAGATTAAAAAAATAGATGGAGATATAATTGTAATAGATAATCTATTTGGTTATGTAGGAGTAGAGGAGAAATGGCTATGGGAAGATTTTGGAACTAGCTATGGACAGGGAACATATGGAGTTAGTATATTTGATAATCTCTATACTTTATATTTAAAATCAGATGATAAAAATGTAAAAATTGTTGGAACTAAGCCAGAAATAGAAGGATTAAAATTTGAAAATAGATTAAAGGTATCTGAAAAGGGTAGAAAGAGTTTTTCAGTAAGAGGAGTAGCTTTTGAAAATAAGAGAATCTTAAACGGAGAAGTACCAGCAAATCAAGAGAAAATAGTTACAAAAAGTGATATTCCAAATCCAGGTTTATTTTTAGGGCAATACTTTAAAAATAGTTTAAAAACTGTTGGAATTGCTGTAAATGGAGAGGTAAAAACAAGTAGAAATACAAATAAAAGACCTAAAAACCCAAATACTTTAGCTATTACAAAATCAGCTACAATAGAAGAGATGGTAAGAGTACTTCTAAAAAGAAGTGATAATCACTATACAGAGCATCTATATCAACTTATAAAACTAAAAGATGTAGATATTGAAGAGTTTTGGAAAGCAAAAGGAGTTGATACAAAAGCCCTCGTGATGAATGATGGAAGTGGACTTTCTCGTGGAGATTATGTATCAGCAGATATTTTAACAAATATATTAGTATATATGAATAAAAACTATTCTGGGTTTGATAAGCTTTTACCAAGAGGGGGTTATGAGGGAACTGTTTCAGATTTCTTAGAACCAAGTGTATTCTCTGGAGATATAAGAGTAAAAAGTGGAAGTATGAGTGGAATTCAATCTTATACTGGATATGTAAAGAAAGATGGACGTGAGCTTGCATTTACAATAATTGTTAATCATTGGAATGGAAGTAGAAATAAATTAAAAGATAATATGGAAACGTTAATTAATGATTTATTTTAG
- a CDS encoding LD-carboxypeptidase, which translates to MLGKKLKKGDTIGIIAPASCTTYEKVLEAKKNIEDMGYQVILGECTKKQWYSYAGTDEERAEEINSFFDDKSIDAIICMRGGYGCNRLIELLDFEVIKRNPKIFVGYSDITTLHIALNEKANLITFHGPMAVSNFTGNYNRDTYENFIEILSNSRDKQSIKNITKELEVLNEGRAKGKLVGGNLATLIATLGTEYDLDYNGKILFLEEIGEKTYKIDRFLNQLKKHGVFEKIEGLVLGDFKNCIQDSEKDMTLLEVFQNYFKELKKPVIYNFESGHSEPMLTLPLGAICEIDTYNKELKVLERVVSE; encoded by the coding sequence ATGTTAGGAAAAAAACTAAAAAAAGGTGATACAATAGGAATTATAGCACCAGCTAGCTGTACAACTTATGAGAAAGTTTTAGAGGCAAAGAAAAACATAGAAGACATGGGATATCAGGTAATTTTGGGAGAGTGTACTAAAAAACAGTGGTATTCATATGCTGGAACAGACGAAGAAAGAGCAGAAGAGATAAATAGTTTTTTTGATGATAAAAGTATTGATGCTATAATTTGTATGCGTGGAGGATATGGATGTAATAGATTAATAGAGCTTTTAGATTTTGAAGTTATAAAAAGAAATCCAAAAATATTTGTAGGTTATAGTGATATAACAACACTACATATAGCATTAAATGAAAAAGCTAATCTAATAACATTTCATGGACCAATGGCAGTAAGTAATTTTACTGGTAATTATAACAGAGATACATATGAAAATTTCATAGAGATACTTTCTAACTCAAGAGATAAACAAAGTATAAAAAATATTACAAAAGAGTTGGAAGTTTTAAATGAAGGAAGAGCAAAGGGAAAGCTTGTAGGTGGAAATTTAGCTACTCTTATAGCAACACTTGGAACTGAATATGATTTAGATTATAATGGAAAGATACTATTTTTAGAAGAGATTGGAGAAAAAACTTATAAAATAGATAGATTTCTAAATCAATTAAAAAAGCATGGTGTTTTTGAAAAAATAGAAGGTTTAGTTCTAGGAGATTTTAAAAACTGTATTCAAGATTCAGAAAAAGATATGACACTTTTAGAGGTTTTTCAGAATTATTTTAAGGAGTTAAAAAAGCCTGTAATATATAATTTTGAAAGTGGGCATTCAGAGCCAATGTTGACTCTTCCATTAGGGGCTATATGTGAAATAGATACTTATAATAAAGAGCTAAAAGTATTGGAGAGAGTAGTTAGTGAATAA
- a CDS encoding ClC family H(+)/Cl(-) exchange transporter, which yields MKTETVADNLKLLQKGSGKLYLLCIVVGTLTGVTVSLYRLALNYINHFRELMIKNSLIEGTHTIFIIWLSFILIGLLVDYISKKYPKISGSGIPQVKGILLRKLDYIKWFQELIAKFITGLMGIGAGLSLGREGPSVQLGSYIGFGITKIFKRDSIEKKYLITSGSSAGLAGAFGAPLSGVIFALEELHKYISAKLLICTFLASIASDFVGRRIFGMNPSFNLIASYPKNINPYYQFALYIILGIIIAFFGKLFTTTLIKVQDHFKELKLSRWLKISFVMSTSLLLCYLLPEVTGGGHELVEGMAGGTRTIKLLIIIFLIKLFFTALSYATGFAGGIFLPMLVLGAIIGKIYGLTLMKYLGIGIEYVPHFMVLGMAGYFVAVVRAPITGAVLILEMTGNFDHLLALVTVSVIAYYVTDLLGLEPIYEILFKRMPKDTPMIEEKNEKKTVISIPIMAESELDGKKISEIKWAEDVLVVAITRNDHEIIPKGNTEIESGDVLTLLLPENKVYNMKEMLYKQGGN from the coding sequence ATGAAAACAGAAACAGTGGCAGATAATTTGAAACTTTTACAAAAAGGAAGTGGAAAGTTATATCTGTTATGTATAGTTGTGGGAACTTTGACAGGGGTTACAGTATCACTCTATAGATTAGCTTTAAATTATATTAATCATTTTAGAGAGCTAATGATAAAGAACTCTTTGATAGAAGGAACACACACTATATTTATTATTTGGTTATCTTTTATTTTAATAGGACTTTTAGTAGATTATATATCTAAAAAATATCCTAAGATTTCCGGAAGTGGTATACCACAAGTAAAGGGAATATTATTAAGAAAGTTAGATTATATAAAGTGGTTCCAAGAGCTTATAGCTAAATTTATAACTGGACTTATGGGAATTGGAGCTGGTCTTTCATTGGGAAGAGAGGGGCCATCAGTACAATTAGGTTCATATATTGGTTTTGGAATTACTAAAATATTTAAAAGAGATAGTATAGAGAAAAAATATTTAATTACAAGTGGTTCAAGTGCAGGATTAGCTGGTGCTTTCGGAGCTCCTCTTTCAGGAGTAATTTTTGCTTTAGAGGAATTACATAAGTATATTTCTGCTAAACTATTGATATGTACATTTTTAGCTAGTATAGCTTCTGATTTTGTTGGAAGAAGAATATTTGGAATGAATCCATCATTTAATTTAATAGCTAGTTATCCTAAAAATATTAATCCATATTATCAGTTTGCACTATATATTATCCTAGGGATTATTATAGCTTTTTTTGGAAAATTATTTACAACTACATTAATAAAAGTACAAGATCATTTCAAGGAGTTAAAGCTTTCAAGATGGCTAAAGATTAGCTTTGTAATGTCAACTTCTTTACTATTATGCTATTTGCTTCCAGAAGTTACTGGAGGAGGTCATGAACTAGTAGAGGGAATGGCTGGTGGAACTAGGACAATAAAGTTATTAATAATAATATTTTTAATAAAACTTTTTTTTACAGCATTAAGCTATGCAACAGGATTTGCAGGTGGAATATTTTTACCAATGTTGGTATTGGGAGCTATTATTGGAAAAATATATGGATTAACTTTGATGAAATATCTTGGAATAGGAATAGAATATGTTCCACATTTTATGGTTTTAGGAATGGCTGGTTACTTTGTAGCTGTTGTAAGAGCTCCAATAACTGGAGCAGTACTTATTTTAGAGATGACTGGGAATTTTGATCATTTATTAGCATTAGTTACTGTATCGGTTATAGCTTACTATGTAACTGATCTTTTAGGTTTAGAACCTATATATGAGATACTGTTTAAACGTATGCCAAAAGATACTCCAATGATCGAGGAGAAAAATGAGAAAAAGACAGTAATCTCTATACCTATAATGGCTGAATCTGAATTAGATGGGAAAAAAATATCAGAAATAAAATGGGCTGAAGATGTTTTGGTAGTTGCTATTACAAGGAATGATCATGAGATAATTCCTAAAGGAAATACTGAGATAGAAAGTGGAGATGTGTTGACACTTCTTTTACCAGAAAATAAAGTTTATAATATGAAAGAAATGTTATACAAGCAAGGTGGAAATTAA
- a CDS encoding homocysteine S-methyltransferase family protein: protein MTFLEDLKKRILIMDGAMGTTIKSYHIPSKYFLIKGNYYEALNLSYPELIKNIHQKYIEAGADILKTNTFNCSNIALQNPKFIDMVYTLSKEGAKIARESADISMKKIYVAGSIGPTNTSLSKYKNLSEIEKNFNILKSTYYKHINGLIDGGVNILLIETIYDYLNAQCIISVIEDIFHKRNIFLPVMLSFTINKNGKIFTGQDIKYLVCNLDRKFVVSFGFNCSFGSKGIKIFIKLLESLTTKPISLHPNAGFPDINEYYPETPEIMLENLKSLIENSELNFIGGCCGTSFEHIRKLSIYSKNKTPRNFTFCFDI from the coding sequence ATGACATTCTTAGAAGATTTAAAAAAAAGGATACTAATAATGGATGGAGCTATGGGTACTACTATTAAAAGCTATCACATACCATCAAAATATTTTCTTATAAAGGGTAATTATTATGAAGCTTTAAATTTATCTTATCCAGAGCTCATTAAAAATATTCACCAAAAATACATTGAAGCTGGTGCTGATATTTTAAAAACTAATACCTTTAACTGCTCTAATATAGCTCTCCAAAATCCTAAATTTATTGATATGGTTTATACTTTATCTAAGGAGGGAGCAAAGATAGCTCGAGAAAGTGCTGATATCTCTATGAAAAAAATCTATGTAGCTGGTTCTATTGGGCCTACCAATACATCCCTTTCTAAATATAAAAATTTATCTGAAATTGAAAAAAATTTTAATATTTTAAAATCAACCTACTATAAACATATCAATGGTTTAATTGATGGGGGTGTTAATATTCTTCTAATTGAAACAATTTATGACTATCTAAATGCTCAATGTATTATCTCTGTCATAGAGGATATTTTTCATAAAAGAAATATATTTCTTCCTGTTATGTTATCTTTTACTATTAATAAAAATGGAAAAATTTTTACTGGGCAAGATATAAAATATCTTGTCTGTAACTTAGACAGAAAATTTGTTGTCTCTTTTGGTTTTAATTGCTCTTTCGGCTCTAAAGGAATAAAAATTTTTATCAAGCTTCTTGAAAGTTTAACTACAAAACCTATATCTTTACATCCAAATGCTGGTTTTCCTGATATAAATGAATATTATCCTGAAACTCCTGAAATAATGTTAGAAAATTTAAAAAGTTTAATTGAAAATAGTGAGCTTAATTTTATTGGGGGATGTTGTGGTACATCCTTTGAGCATATTCGTAAACTTTCAATTTATTCTAAAAATAAAACACCTCGAAACTTTACCTTTTGCTTTGATATTTAA
- a CDS encoding helix-turn-helix domain-containing protein: protein MSLNRKELSILEELNKSIKISLTYFAEKYNVSERNIRYSIENLNYYLLKFSLAEIKIKKGEVYWSIEQENLKNFIESIDIENYIFSKEERENYILISYLFSEKTKITDIEKYLKISRPTIKKDLLSLDGYLKEFEVGFIREENTIFIVGKEKKLRHLKLLKLLEYLDIKNGKVEYLEKIYLTEKKELEIVKRYLEKFDIPKYYNIILQIERELKVEFDTKFKKLMCIYLISTIERIDKNFIITKKDNSKFLSQLTD, encoded by the coding sequence ATGAGTTTAAATAGAAAAGAGTTAAGTATTTTAGAAGAGTTAAATAAAAGTATTAAAATTTCTCTTACCTATTTTGCTGAAAAGTATAATGTTAGTGAAAGAAACATAAGATATAGTATAGAAAATTTAAACTATTATCTTCTAAAGTTTTCATTAGCAGAAATAAAAATAAAAAAAGGTGAGGTATATTGGAGTATAGAGCAAGAAAATTTAAAAAATTTTATAGAAAGTATTGATATAGAAAATTATATTTTTTCAAAGGAAGAAAGAGAGAACTATATTTTAATTAGTTATCTTTTTTCGGAAAAAACAAAAATTACAGACATAGAGAAATATTTAAAGATAAGTAGACCTACTATAAAAAAAGATTTACTATCATTAGATGGCTATTTAAAAGAATTTGAAGTAGGTTTTATAAGAGAAGAGAATACAATTTTTATAGTTGGTAAGGAGAAAAAGTTAAGGCATTTAAAGTTATTAAAGCTTTTGGAATATTTGGATATAAAGAATGGAAAAGTTGAGTATTTAGAAAAAATATATCTTACTGAAAAAAAAGAGTTAGAGATAGTAAAAAGGTATTTAGAAAAATTTGATATACCTAAATATTATAATATTATTTTACAAATAGAAAGAGAATTAAAAGTTGAATTTGATACTAAATTTAAAAAATTGATGTGTATATATTTAATTTCAACAATAGAGAGAATTGATAAAAATTTTATTATAACTAAAAAAGATAATAGTAAGTTTTTAAGTCAATTAACAGACTAA